The following are from one region of the Alkalimarinus sediminis genome:
- a CDS encoding transglycosylase SLT domain-containing protein — MLQSNAQKQENLNAQIIALFIIFTALLFTLTNTLSTHTTVIKHTQPSATHLNTQLDIEQQLAPQHTLSDPLNDAVDGYVIVVEEAFPFEQQIRRVANELEIDESLVYAVTKAESSFRAGVQSHAGAIGLMQVIAHAAGRDAYYRLHKKRETPTPEQLKDPYTNLQLGSTYLKLLEEHHFGHITDDKLKQMLVLAAYNWGPVNVKRKLLAKNPPRNAEEMKWVLWTKAPRETYSYVNKVLKYQTQFSQFDA; from the coding sequence ATGCTGCAATCTAACGCACAAAAACAAGAAAACCTAAACGCACAAATCATCGCACTATTTATAATTTTTACAGCGCTTCTATTCACTCTTACCAACACTCTCAGCACCCATACAACGGTGATCAAGCATACCCAGCCGAGCGCTACTCACTTAAACACTCAGCTTGATATTGAGCAGCAGTTAGCACCACAACACACCCTTTCAGACCCGTTAAATGATGCGGTTGATGGGTATGTTATTGTAGTAGAAGAGGCATTCCCCTTTGAGCAGCAGATTAGACGCGTTGCGAATGAACTAGAAATAGATGAGAGCCTTGTTTACGCTGTTACAAAAGCAGAGTCCAGTTTTCGTGCCGGTGTTCAGAGTCATGCAGGAGCCATTGGTTTAATGCAGGTAATCGCCCATGCAGCTGGCAGAGACGCTTATTACCGTCTACACAAAAAACGAGAAACGCCCACACCTGAGCAATTAAAAGACCCCTACACCAACTTACAACTCGGCAGCACCTATTTAAAACTACTTGAAGAGCACCATTTTGGGCACATTACTGACGACAAACTCAAGCAAATGCTTGTGTTAGCTGCCTACAACTGGGGGCCAGTTAATGTTAAGCGCAAATTGCTAGCGAAAAACCCGCCACGTAACGCAGAAGAGATGAAGTGGGTTCTTTGGACCAAAGCACCTCGAGAAACCTATAGCTATGTTAATAAAGTGCTTAAGTATCAAACCCAGTTTAGTCAGTTTGATGCATAA
- a CDS encoding FKBP-type peptidyl-prolyl cis-trans isomerase, producing MTDKNEIKLDSYEQKVSYGFGWQFGRQLHKNNFEGLDINAVMTAIKQCYEGQPSLLNDKELDKAYDMVKDKMKQAKEEQAKNLKELNKQFLEENAKRDGVIVTESGLQYEVLEAGSGAKPSANSVVRTHYHGSFINGQVFDSSVTRNEPAEFALSEVIPGWTEALQMMNVGSKWRIAVPSDIGYGEAGSPPVIPGGSTLIFEISLLDIIE from the coding sequence ATGACCGACAAAAACGAAATTAAACTAGACAGTTACGAGCAAAAAGTCAGCTATGGGTTCGGTTGGCAATTTGGTCGTCAACTACATAAGAATAATTTCGAAGGGCTTGATATCAATGCAGTAATGACCGCCATCAAGCAGTGCTACGAAGGCCAGCCAAGTCTACTTAATGATAAAGAGCTGGATAAAGCGTATGATATGGTCAAAGACAAGATGAAGCAGGCAAAAGAAGAGCAGGCTAAAAACCTTAAAGAGCTCAATAAGCAGTTTCTTGAAGAGAACGCCAAGCGGGATGGTGTCATCGTTACCGAATCAGGTCTTCAATATGAAGTGCTAGAAGCAGGTTCAGGTGCCAAGCCATCGGCCAATTCTGTAGTACGTACTCATTACCATGGTTCATTTATTAATGGGCAAGTATTTGATAGCTCAGTCACCCGTAATGAACCGGCAGAGTTTGCTCTGAGTGAGGTAATACCTGGCTGGACAGAAGCATTGCAGATGATGAACGTAGGCAGCAAGTGGCGTATCGCAGTGCCGTCAGACATCGGCTATGGCGAAGCGGGGTCTCCACCGGTTATACCAGGTGGAAGTACTTTGATATTTGAGATCAGCCTACTCGATATTATTGAATAA
- a CDS encoding YigZ family protein → MTANYPVPSSSCEVCYEIKKSRFIAFATFADTRESAMQRLAEVKQKYPDARHHCWAYQFGNPKSAASAAMSDDGEPSGTAGKPILNVLQHKNVGDIMIIVTRYFGGVKLGAGGLVRAYSAAAQMAMEALKTEQQVARELLELSCGFGDEQLVRHWLSQHDGVVENIEYRDQVVMTIALPLEHSALFRAYAASIGGQIINDN, encoded by the coding sequence ATGACCGCCAACTACCCTGTTCCTTCTTCCTCTTGTGAAGTTTGCTACGAAATCAAGAAGAGTCGTTTTATAGCATTTGCCACATTTGCAGATACTCGTGAAAGCGCAATGCAGCGACTTGCCGAGGTTAAGCAGAAGTATCCTGATGCTCGCCATCACTGCTGGGCCTATCAATTTGGTAACCCAAAATCAGCAGCTAGTGCAGCTATGTCTGATGATGGCGAACCCAGTGGCACTGCGGGTAAGCCGATATTGAATGTGCTACAACATAAAAATGTCGGCGATATAATGATCATCGTCACCCGATATTTTGGTGGGGTTAAACTAGGCGCCGGTGGTCTGGTACGTGCCTATTCAGCCGCTGCTCAAATGGCTATGGAGGCACTTAAAACAGAGCAGCAGGTCGCGCGGGAGCTGCTTGAGTTAAGTTGTGGGTTTGGCGATGAGCAACTGGTGAGGCATTGGCTTAGCCAGCATGACGGGGTCGTTGAGAATATTGAATATAGAGATCAAGTGGTAATGACGATTGCCTTACCCCTAGAGCATAGTGCTCTGTTTCGCGCTTATGCTGCAAGTATAGGTGGTCAGATTATCAATGATAACTAA
- a CDS encoding 2OG-Fe(II) oxygenase, translating to MTASVQNSVEPLPFSYDAIVDALVDKGYIIVDDFLSQELTQALRDEVNELNSHGIHRAGVGRGGELQVNDDIRSDKTHWLDGSTDAQQRLLAQCDVLRNEVNRHLFMGLYDYEAHFAVYEPGSFYQKHLDAFKGRSNRVLTNVIYLNDEWHDDWGGELAVYDEVDELIERVLPKGGRAIFFLSERFPHEVLKTKKQRLSIAGWYRINSSTGSFVDPAR from the coding sequence ATGACCGCCAGTGTTCAAAATAGCGTAGAGCCATTACCTTTTTCGTATGATGCAATAGTCGATGCATTGGTCGATAAAGGGTACATCATTGTAGATGACTTTTTATCCCAAGAACTGACGCAAGCACTGCGAGATGAGGTTAACGAACTTAACAGCCACGGTATTCACCGAGCAGGTGTCGGACGAGGTGGAGAGTTGCAGGTTAATGATGATATTCGTTCAGATAAAACCCATTGGCTCGATGGTTCTACCGATGCGCAGCAGCGCCTTTTGGCCCAGTGTGATGTATTAAGAAACGAAGTTAATCGCCATCTTTTTATGGGGTTGTATGACTATGAAGCCCATTTTGCCGTTTATGAGCCGGGTAGCTTCTATCAGAAGCACCTGGATGCCTTCAAAGGTCGCTCAAACAGGGTGTTGACCAATGTGATTTATCTAAATGATGAATGGCACGACGACTGGGGTGGCGAGCTAGCGGTCTATGATGAAGTAGATGAATTAATTGAACGGGTTTTACCTAAAGGTGGTCGTGCTATTTTCTTTTTGAGTGAGCGGTTTCCTCATGAGGTGCTTAAAACGAAAAAGCAACGATTAAGCATTGCGGGTTGGTATCGTATTAACAGCAGTACGGGCAGTTTTGTTGACCCTGCCCGATGA